In Dendropsophus ebraccatus isolate aDenEbr1 chromosome 14, aDenEbr1.pat, whole genome shotgun sequence, the following proteins share a genomic window:
- the LOC138772718 gene encoding proline-rich protein 29-like — MFQPYPADSPYYTSSGIQIIPSAVPHQPTIIQQLPTDFTPPLSHPIRYGRAKEDLIELMMIQNAQMHQVIMNNMTMSALSSFGYGSTPPPPPPVPSIMPVQIEDDEPMVYHHHYESYPASYPTYPTYPTLPPMAPVPHREPTVRHIGQDTLPITPARHVDLPAVPPPPPLSATGTVGADIPPASEYYDLTEARM; from the exons ATGTTCCAGCCATATCCTGCGGACTCTCCATACTATACCAGCTCTGGAATACAGATCATCCCTTCTGCA GTTCCTCATCAGCCGACTATCATCCAACAGCTTCCAACAGATTTCACACCTCCTCTGTCTCATCCGATCCGATATGGTCGTGCTAAAGAAG ATTTGATAGAGCTGATGATGATCCAGAATGCCCAGATGCATCAGGTTATAATGAACAACATGACAATGTCGGCTCTCTCCAGCTTTGGATATGGTTccacgccaccaccaccaccacctgtg CCAAGCATAATGCCAGTACAAATAGAAGATGATGAACCAATGGTCTACCACCATCATTATGAGTCGTACCCAGCCAGCTATCCGACATACCCAACATACCCCACTCTGCCTCCTATGGCCCCTGTGCCTCACCGTGAACCAACCGTCAGACACATCGGCCAAGACACACTGCCGATCACACCTGCACGCCACGTGGACCT ACCGGCagtgccaccaccaccaccgctgaGTGCCACCGGCACGGTAGGAGCAGACATCCCTCCAGCTTCAG AATATTATGACCTGACCGAAGCAAGAATGTGA
- the PRPF6 gene encoding pre-mRNA-processing factor 6, with the protein MAASSSSGSGPGPSGGGNPGGASGLTASITGTMNKKKKPFLGMPAPLGYVPGLGRGATGFTTRSDIGPARDANDPVDDRHAPPGKRTVGDQMKKNQADDDDEDLNDTNYDEFNGYAGSLFSSGPYEKDDEEADAIYAALDKRMDERRKERREQREKEEIEKYRMERPKIQQQFSDLKRKLAEVTEEEWLSIPEVGDARNKRQRNPRHEKLTPVPDSFFAKHLQTGENHTSVDPRQTQFGGLNTPFPGGLNTPYPGGMTPGLMTPGSGDLDMRKIGQARNTLMDMRLSQVSDSVSGQTVVDPKGYLTDLNSMIPTHGGDINDIKKARLLLKSVRETNPHHPPAWIASARLEEVTGKLQVARNLIMKGTEMCPKSEDVWLEAARLQPGDTAKAVVAQAICHLPQSVRIYIRAAELETDLRAKKRVLRKALEHVPNSVRLWKAAVELEEPEDARIMLSRAVECCPTSVELWLALARLETYENARKVLNKARENIPTDRHIWITAAKLEEANGNTQMVEKIVDRAITSLRANGVEINREQWIQDAEECDKAGSVVTCQAVVRAVIGIGIEEEDRKHTWMEDADSCVSHGALECARAIYAHALQVFPSKKSVWLRAAYFEKNHGTRESLETLLQRAVAHCPKAEVLWLMGAKSKWLAGDVPAARSILALAFQANPNSEEIWLAAVKLESENNEYERARRLLAKARSSAATARVFMKSVKLEWVLGNIEAALELCEEALGHYEDFPKLWMMKGQIEEQRQQIEQAREAYNQGLKKCPHSVPLWLLLSRLEENVGQLTRARAILEKSRLKNPRVPELWLESVRLEFRAGLKNIANTLMAKALQECPNSGILWAEAIFLEARPQRKTKSVDALKKCEHDPHVLLAVAKLFWSERKISKARDWFHRTVKIDSDLGDAWATFYKFELQHGTEEQQEEIRKRCENVEPRHGELWCAVSKDIRNWQQKLGEILTLVASKIKNTF; encoded by the exons ATGGCGGCCTCCTCGTCCTCGGGAAGCGGCCCCGGGCCCTCAGGAGGCGGGAACCCCGGTGGAGCCTCGGGACTGACCGCGTCCATTACCGGCACCATGAACAAGAAGAAGAAGCCGTTCCTGGGCATGCCGGCCCCGCTGGGTTATGTGCCGGGTCTGGGCAGAGG TGCTACAGGTTTCACCACCCGTTCGGATATCGGTCCGGCCCGTGATGCCAATGACCCAGTGGATGACCGCCATGCACCTCCAGGGAAGAGAACAGTGGGCGATCAAATGAAGAAGAATCAagcggatgatgatgatgaagatctGAATGACACCAATTACGATGAG TTTAATGGCTACGCTGGAAGCTTGTTCTCCAGTGGTCCTTATGAGAAGGACGATGAGGAAGCTGATGCCATTTATGCTGCCCTGGACAAGCGAATGGATgagaggaggaaggaaagaag agagcagagagagaaagaggaaatAGAGAAGTACCGTATGGAAAGGCCCAAAATCCAGCAGCAGTTTTCTGATTTAAAG AGAAAACTAGCTGAAGTGACAGAGGAGGAGTGGCTGAGCATCCCAGAGGTCGGAGATGCCCGCAATAAGCGTCAAAGAAATCCTCGCCATGAGAAATTGACCCCAGTCCCCGACAGTTTCTTCGCCAAGCACTTACAGACAGGAGAGAATCACACATCTGTTGATCCACGGCAGACA CAATTTGGAGGATTGAATACTCCATTCCCAGGAGGACTAAATACCCCATACCCCGGAGGAATGACCCCTGGGCTCATGACACCTGGTTCTGGAGATCTGGACATGAGGAAAATTGGTCAGGCCAGAAACACTCTGATGGACATGAGGCTGAGCCAG GTTTCCGATTCTGTCAGTGGTCAGACAGTGGTGGATCCCAAAGGTTACCTGACTGATTTGAACTCCATGATCCCAACACATGGGGGAGACATCAA TGATATTAAGAAAGCTCGTCTGCTTCTAAAGTCTGTACGAGAGACTAACCCTCATCATCCACCAGCCTGGATTGCCTCTGCTCGTCTTGAAGAAGTTACAGGCAAATTGCAAGTGGCCAGGAACCTCATCATGAAAGGCACGGAGATGTGTCCCAAG aGTGAAGATGTCTGGTTGGAGGCCGCTCGGCTTCAGCCTGGAGACACAGCCAAAGCCGTGGTGGCTCAGGCCATCTGTCATCTTCCACAGTCTGTCAGGATCTATATCCGAGCTGCAGAGCTGGAAACTGATCTCCGAGCTAAAAAACGGGTTTTACGGAAGG CACTTGAACATGTACCGAATTCTGTGCGTCTGTGGAAAGCAGCCGTCGAGCTGGAGGAGCCAGAGGATGCTCGTATCATGTTGAGTCGTGCTGTGGAGTGCTGCCCCACCAGTGTGGAG TTGTGGTTGGCCCTCGCCAGACTTGAGACCTATGAGAATGCCCGTAAAGTTTTGAACAAGGCACGTGAGAATATTCCCACTGACAGACACATCTGGATTACAGCTGCCAAACTGGAAGAAGCCAATGGGAACACTCAGATGGTGGAGAAGATTGTAGACAGAGCCATCACCTCTCTGAGAGCCAATGGAGTGGAGATTAATCGGGAGCAGTGGATACAG GATGCAGAGGAGTGTGACAAAGCTGGCAGTGTGGTGACGTGCCAGGCAGTAGTGAGAGCAGTTATTGGTATTGGCATAGAAGAGGAGGATCGGAAGCACACATGGATGGAGGATGCCGATAGT TGTGTCTCTCATGGCGCTCTGGAGTGTGCCCGAGCCATCTATGCTCATGCCCTTCAAGTTTTTCCCAGCAAGAAAAGTGTGTGGCTCAGAGCAGCTTACTTCGAAAAGAACCACGGTACAAG GGAGTCACTGGAGACCCTCTTGCAGAGAGCAGTTGCCCACTGTCCTAAGGCTGAAGTTCTGTGGCTGATGGGTGCAAAGTCCAAGTGGCTAGCAGGCGATGTACCGGCTGCTAGGAGTATTCTTGCACTTGCTTTCCAG GCTAACCCCAACAGTGAGGAGATCTGGTTGGCAGCCGTCAAGTTGGAGTCTGAAAATAATGAGTATGAGAGAGCTCGAAGGCTGCTGGCAAAGGCTCGGAGCAGTGCCGCTACTGCTAGG GTCTTCATGAAATCTGTTAAGCTGGAGTGGGTGTTGGGGAACATTGAAGCTGCTTTGGAGCTGTGCGAGGAGGCCCTGGGTCACTATGAAGATTTCCCCAAACTCTGGATGATGAAGGGGCAAATTgaagagcaacggcagcagattgaGCAGGCCAGAGAGGCCTATAACCAAGGG ctgAAGAAATGTCCTCATTCAGTCCCCCTTTGGCTATTGCTCTCCAGGCTGGAGGAAAACGTTGGGCAGCTGACCAGGGCAAGAGCTATCCTGGAGAAGTCCCGTCTAAAAAATCCCAGGGTCCCTGAGTTATG GTTGGAGTCCGTGCGACTGGAGTTCAGAGCTGGTTTAAAAAATATTGCAAATACCCTAATGGCAAAGGCTTTGCAGGAATGTCCCAATTCAG GTATCCTGTGGGCTGAAGCAATATTCTTAGAAGCCAGACCTCAACGGAAGACAAAGAGTGTAGATGCCCTCAAGAAATGTGAACATGACCCACATGTGCTGCTAGCAGTTGCCAA ACTGTTCTGGAGTGAACGGAAAATTTCTAAGGCTCGGGACTGGTTCCACCGCACTGTGAAGATTGATTCTGATCTCGGTGATGCCTGGGCCACTTTCTATAAATTTGAGCTGCAGCATGGTACAGAG